One segment of Ipomoea triloba cultivar NCNSP0323 chromosome 12, ASM357664v1 DNA contains the following:
- the LOC115998976 gene encoding L-type lectin-domain containing receptor kinase VIII.1, translating into MASVSCPKPRYFLALFFLSLCFKFMSADPNLSFAFKNFGKDSNFDSLIALYGDTKVVNDSLSIEIDGSEMSPGAGRIMSKKPIKLVEGKPRKLVSFSTYFAFSLSRLSGDGLAFVMLPDGYPFNVFDGDGGSFGVLNGGNYKFLGVEFDILKDDKYGDVNGNHVGVDLSSLVSVKVGNVSSLNLELNSGEKLQSWIEYEASSKRLEVRLSKWGEIRPDYPLISCFVDLSQMWKEDEVFVGLSTSRLWNQSHKCSVYSWSFKLRAVPDWMHSQPLDPKALRVGKPEEQLSVPKRSDDCGLKILGALIFGTGCGALGTLMALFVWSVLRNRRPIVPEELTPEPKEYEYKKFQVVVDDKAIKDGKN; encoded by the coding sequence ATGGCCTCAGTTTCATGCCCCAAGCCCAGGTACTTCTTGGCACTCTTTTTCCTCAGTCTCTGCTTCAAATTCATGTCTGCAGACCCAAACTTGTCATTTGCTTTCAAGAATTTTGgcaaagattcaaactttgaCTCTCTGATTGCTCTGTATGGTGACACTAAGGTGGTTAATGATAGTTTGTCCATAGAAATTGATGGTAGTGAAATGAGTCCTGGGGCTGGAAGAATCATGAGTAAGAAGCCCATTAAGCTTGTTGAGGGAAAACCCAGGAAATTGGTGTCTTTTTCCACTTATTTTGCGTTTTCTTTGTCAAGGCTAAGTGGGGATGGGCTTGCATTTGTTATGTTACCAGATGGGTATCCTTTCAATGTGTTTGATGGTGATGGTGGGTCATTTGGGGTGTTGAATGGGGGGAATTACAAGTTTCTTGGGGTTGAGTTTGATATATTGAAGGATGATAAATATGGGGATGTTAATGGGAATCATGTTGGGGTTGACTTGAGCAGTTTGGTATCTGTTAAAGTGGGGAATGTTTCATCCCTCAATTTGGAGCTCAATAGTGGTGAAAAGTTGCAATCTTGGATTGAGTATGAAGCAAGCTCAAAGAGATTGGAGGTTAGGTTGAGCAAATGGGGTGAGATTAGGCCAGATTATCCACTGATTTCTTGCTTTGTTGACTTGTCCCAAATGTGGAAGGAGGATGAGGTGTTTGTTGGGTTAAGCACATCAAGATTGTGGAACCAATCTCACAAGTGTAGTGTATATTCATGGAGTTTCAAGTTAAGGGCTGTTCCAGATTGGATGCATTCTCAGCCATTGGATCCAAAGGCTCTTCGTGTGGGGAAACCGGAGGAGCAGCTGAGTGTTCCTAAGAGAAGCGACGACTGTGGTTTGAAAATCCTCGGTGCTTTGATCTTTGGCACTGGCTGTGGAGCGCTAGGGACACTCATGGCGTTGTTCGTTTGGAGCGTCTTAAGAAACAGGCGGCCTATTGTGCCCGAGGAGCTAACTCCAGAGCCTAAAGAATACGAGTACAAGAAGTTCCAAGTAGTTGTAGATGATAAAGCCATCAAAGATGGTAAGAATTAG
- the LOC116000233 gene encoding calcium-transporting ATPase 5, plasma membrane-type-like, which yields MMLGRNPSGQAAINEQIKSVLGTTPEVITKRGYDGEKADIWSYGVVRGGRRTPIPIFEIVVADIVPLKIGDQVHADRLVISGHSLALDESSMTGESKIVGIL from the exons ATGATGCTTGGCCGTAATCCCTCAGGTCAAGCCGCGATCAACGAGCAGATCAAGTCAGTTCTAGGTACGACGCCGGAGGTGATCACCAAGAGAGGGTACGACGGCGAGAAGGCGGACATTTGGTCGTATGGG GTTGTCCGAGGTGGGAGAAGAACTCCAATTCCAATATTTGAGATTGTTGTTGCTGATATTGTACCTCTAAAGATTGGTGATCAG GTGCATGCTGATAGACTTGTAATATCTGGACACTCTCTTGCACTTGATGAATCAAGTATGACTGGGGAAAGCAAGATTGTGGGTATTCTGTGA
- the LOC115997916 gene encoding fructokinase-like 1, chloroplastic: MAMAAIHFLPSSLSRHSHSLALNSLSHFKVSTFLPKHRHVCHPNPPKSSADDHTTTQEPSKTSRRGPKPSSTTSTRKPRGRPKKEPQTETIESVATKRSRGRPRKETQSDTEEFDSFIEPPVNADEVDDYDDGMDIPYESPPLICCFGAAQKEFVPTVRVAPEQMDPDIYSEWKMLQWNPPEFVRAPGGPPSNVAISHVRLGGRAAFMGKVGDDEFGEEMVLLMNNEKVQTRAVRFDGNARTGCSYMKIKFENGKMKVEKVKDCAEDSLLSSELNLAVLKEARIFHFNSEVLTSPTMHSTLFKAISWSKKFGGLIFFDLNLPLPLWKSQDETLEMIRGAWEQADIIEVSRTELEFLLDEDHYERKRNYKPQYFAEDFQQTRKIRNYYHYSREEIAPLWHDRLKFLFVTDGTLRLHYYTPSFEGVVVGTEDVLITPFTCDRTGSGDAVVAGIMRKLTTQPEMFENQDVLERQLRFAISAGIISQWTIGAVRGFPTESATQNLKEQVYVPSMW; the protein is encoded by the exons ATGGCCATGGCAGCAATTCATTTCCTTCCATCTTCTCTTTCTCGGCATTCTCACTCTCTAGCCCTCAATTCTCTTAGCCATTTCAAAGTATCAACCTTTTTACCCAAACACCGTCACGTTTGCCACCCAAATCCGCCAAAGTCCTCCGCCGATGACCACACCACCACTCAAGAACCCTCAAAAACCTCCCGCCGTGGCCCCAAACCTTCTTCAACTACCTCTACGAGAAAGCCCAGAGGTCGTCCAAAAAAAGAACCTCAAACTGAAACCATAGAATCTGTCGCTACAAAAAGGTCCAGGGGTCGTCCGAGAAAAGAAACTCAAAGTGACACCGAAGAATTTGATTCCTTCATTGAGCCTCCGGTAAATGCTGACGAGGTAGACGATTACGACGACGGTATGGATATTCCGTACGAATCCCCGCCTCTGATATGCTGCTTCGGGGCGGCCCAGAAGGAGTTCGTGCCCACGGTGAGGGTGGCGCCGGAGCAAATGGACCCGGATATATATTCCGAATGGAAAATGCTGCAGTGGAACCCGCCTGAGTTCGTCAGAGCTCCGGGAGGGCCGCCGTCAAATGTGGCTATATCTCACGTGAGGCTGGGTGGGAGGGCCGCGTTTATGGGGAAAGTCGGGGATGACGAGTTTGGGGAAGAGATGGTTCTATTGATGAATAATGAGAAAGTGCAAACGAGGGCCGTGAGATTTGATGGAAATGCGAGGACAGGTTGTTCCTATATGAAAATCAAGTTTGAGAATGGGAAAATGAAGGTGGAGAAAGTTAAGGACTGTGCTGAAGATTCTTTGCTCAGCTCTGAATTGAATCTTGCTGTGCTCAAAGAG GCTAgaattttccattttaattcAGAAGTCCTAACATCTCCCACTATGCATTCCACCCTTTTCAAAGCAATTTCATGGTCAAAAAAGTTTGGTGGCCTTATATTCTTTGATTTGAATCTGCCACTGCCTTTATGGAAATCGCAGGATGAGACTTTGGAAATGATTAGGGGAGCCTGGGAGCAAGCAGATATCATTGAAGTTTCAAGGACCGAGCTAGAATTTCTTCTTGACGAAGATCATTATGAAcgtaaaagaaattataaaccTCAATACTTTGCCGAGGATTTTCAGCAAACCAGAAAGATAAGAAATTATTACCACTATAGCCGGGAAGAAATAGCTCCATTGTGGCATGATCGTTTGAAGTTTTTGTTTGTGACGGATGGAACCCTTCGGCTTCATTATTACACCCCGTCTTTTGAGGGGGTTGTAGTTGGCACTGAAGATGTACTTATAACGCCATTCACATGTGACAGAACCGGTTCTGGTGATGCTGTTGTTGCGGGGATCATGAGAAAACTCACAACTCAGCCAGAGATGTTCGAGAACCAAGATGTTTTGGAGAGGCAACTTCGGTTTGCTATTTCTGCAGGGATAATATCCCAGTGGACGATTGGCGCTGTAAGGGGTTTTCCCACTGAAAGTGCTACACAGAACCTGAAAGAACAAGTCTATGTGCCATCAATGTGGTAA
- the LOC115998978 gene encoding heme-binding-like protein At3g10130, chloroplastic, which translates to MGMILGKITVETPKYQVIHAAAEYEIRQYPPAVIAEVTYHPTQFKGNKDGGFTLLANYIGALGNPQNAKPEKIAMTAPVITREEIAMTAPVVTKGGGGEEKAVTMQFILPSKYARAEDAPKPVDERVKIKEEGERKYGVVKFSGTATDKVVEEKVEMLKKCLERDGYKIIGEFELGRYNPPWTLPPLKTNEVMIPVE; encoded by the coding sequence ATGGGTATGATTCTTGGGAAAATCACGGTGGAAACGCCCAAGTACCAAGTAATCCACGCCGCCGCGGAGTACGAAATCCGGCAGTACCCTCCCGCCGTGATAGCCGAGGTGACCTACCACCCCACCCAGTTCAAGGGCAACAAGGACGGCGGCTTCACTCTGCTCGCCAATTACATCGGCGCGCTGGGCAACCCCCAGAACGCGAAGCCGGAAAAGATAGCCATGACGGCGCCGGTGATCACCAGAGAGGAGATCGCGATGACGGCGCCCGTGGTGACCAAGGGCGGCGGCGGCGAGGAGAAGGCGGTGACGATGCAGTTCATCCTCCCGTCCAAGTACGCGCGTGCGGAGGACGCGCCGAAGCCGGTGGACGAGCGAGTGAAGATTAAGGAGGAAGGGGAGAGGAAATATGGGGTGGTGAAGTTCAGCGGGACGGCGACGGATAAAGTGGTGGAAGAGAAGGTGGAGATGCTGAAAAAGTGTTTGGAGAGAGATGGGTATAAGATAATTGGGGAATTCGAGTTGGGTAGGTATAATCCTCCATGGACGCTGCCTCCATTGAAGACCAATGAAGTTATGATACCAGTGGAGTGA